In Janthinobacterium rivuli, a single genomic region encodes these proteins:
- a CDS encoding LacI family DNA-binding transcriptional regulator, whose protein sequence is MATIKQVAQAAGVSFTTVSHVLNNTRPVSDEARRAVLAAAEALHYVPSALARSLRSRSTGTIGLIIPNNTNPYFSEVARGIEDSCYAAGYSVILCNSDDDPVKQRDYLNVLLTKRCDGLILSALADSDGELLRKMKVPAVLLDRAPSDLSIDAVAVDNRAGGALAARHLLGLGRRRLACIAGPREVSISNDRIAGVRSAMAEAGLALADTLCVHSDFTSAGGYAAALDLLALPPGQRPDALFCCNDLMAFGALRAAAERGIAVPGELAVVGFDDIDLASFVHPALTSVAQNTRELGHITAACLLARIADPALPRQQRSIAPELHVRGSSVAAVPASVPTSLPATELMGMTS, encoded by the coding sequence ATGGCAACCATCAAACAAGTGGCGCAGGCGGCGGGGGTGTCGTTTACCACCGTGTCGCACGTCCTCAACAATACCCGCCCCGTCAGCGACGAGGCGCGCCGCGCCGTGCTGGCGGCGGCGGAGGCACTGCATTACGTGCCCAGCGCGCTGGCGCGTTCCTTGCGCAGCCGCAGCACGGGCACCATTGGCCTGATCATTCCGAATAATACGAATCCGTATTTTTCGGAAGTGGCGCGCGGCATCGAAGACAGTTGCTACGCGGCCGGTTACAGCGTCATTTTGTGCAATTCCGATGACGACCCCGTCAAGCAGCGCGACTATTTAAATGTGCTCTTGACCAAGCGCTGCGACGGCCTGATTTTGTCCGCGCTGGCCGACAGCGATGGCGAATTGCTGCGCAAGATGAAGGTACCGGCCGTACTGCTCGACCGCGCGCCCAGCGACCTGTCCATCGATGCCGTGGCCGTCGACAACCGCGCCGGTGGTGCGCTGGCCGCGCGCCATCTGCTGGGGCTGGGACGCCGGCGCCTCGCCTGCATCGCCGGCCCGCGCGAAGTGAGCATTTCCAATGACCGCATCGCTGGCGTGCGCAGCGCCATGGCGGAGGCGGGTCTGGCCCTGGCCGATACCCTGTGCGTGCATAGCGATTTTACGAGCGCGGGCGGCTATGCGGCCGCGCTGGACTTGCTGGCGCTGCCGCCAGGCCAGCGCCCGGACGCCTTGTTCTGCTGCAATGACTTGATGGCCTTTGGCGCCCTGCGCGCCGCCGCCGAGCGCGGCATTGCCGTGCCCGGTGAACTGGCCGTTGTCGGCTTCGACGATATCGACCTGGCCAGCTTCGTGCATCCGGCCTTGACCAGCGTGGCGCAAAATACGCGCGAGCTGGGCCACATCACGGCCGCCTGCCTGCTGGCGCGCATCGCCGACCCCGCCTTGCCGCGCCAGCAGCGCAGCATCGCACCCGAGCTGCACGTGCGCGGCTCCAGTGTCGCCGCAGTGCCTGCTTCTGTACCTACTTCTTTACCTGCAACTGAACTGATGGGAATGACATCATGA
- a CDS encoding sugar ABC transporter ATP-binding protein translates to MPIDIPPAPSAATPLLTLDNIGKSYVGPVLGGVGLRFAPGQVLALTGENGAGKSTLSKIICGLEQATTGTMLLDGKPYQPASRGAAEALGIRMVMQELNLIPTLSIAENLYLKNLPQRFGFIDRTRLERDAREQMEKVGLGGLDPWTLVGELGIGHQQMIEIARNLIGACRLLVLDEPTAMLTHREVELLFLQIERLKAEGVCIIYISHRLEELKRVADRIAVLRDGQLVCDDDIAGHSAADLVSLMVGRSADDAVDLSGRTIGAPLLRVRGLARGKVVNSTSFDLRAGEILGIAGLIGSGRTELLRLIFGADRADAGDVFLGDSETPAALTSPQAAVKAGIAMITEDRKGQGLLLRQSIAVNTTLAALDTVSGAGWLNDASEASVADDYIQRLGIRSRNSAQTVAELSGGNQQKVVIARWLYRDCPVMLFDEPTRGIDIGAKFDIYQVLAEQARQGKGLVIVSSDLRELMLICDRIAVMSAGSIVDTFERGAWSQDALLSAAFSGYLTPTSTPAAA, encoded by the coding sequence ATGCCCATCGACATCCCCCCGGCGCCATCAGCCGCCACCCCTCTATTGACCCTGGATAACATCGGCAAATCCTATGTCGGCCCCGTGCTGGGCGGCGTGGGCCTGCGCTTCGCCCCTGGCCAGGTGCTGGCGCTGACGGGCGAGAACGGCGCGGGCAAGAGTACCTTGTCGAAGATCATCTGCGGCCTGGAGCAAGCCACCACGGGCACGATGCTGCTCGACGGCAAGCCCTACCAGCCCGCCTCGCGCGGCGCCGCCGAGGCGCTGGGTATCCGCATGGTGATGCAGGAACTCAATTTGATTCCCACCCTGTCGATCGCGGAAAACCTGTACCTGAAAAACCTGCCGCAGCGCTTCGGCTTCATCGACCGTACGCGCCTCGAACGCGATGCGCGCGAACAGATGGAAAAAGTGGGCCTGGGCGGTCTCGACCCGTGGACCCTCGTGGGCGAACTGGGCATCGGCCACCAGCAAATGATCGAGATCGCGCGCAATTTGATCGGCGCCTGCCGCCTGTTGGTGTTAGATGAGCCGACGGCCATGCTGACGCACCGCGAAGTGGAATTGCTGTTCCTGCAAATCGAGCGCCTGAAAGCCGAAGGCGTGTGCATCATCTATATTTCCCACCGCCTGGAAGAACTCAAGCGCGTGGCCGACCGCATCGCCGTGCTGCGCGATGGCCAGCTCGTCTGCGATGACGATATCGCGGGCCATTCCGCCGCCGACCTGGTCAGCCTGATGGTGGGCCGTTCGGCCGACGACGCGGTGGACCTGAGCGGTCGCACCATCGGCGCGCCATTGCTGCGCGTGCGGGGATTGGCGCGCGGCAAGGTCGTCAACTCGACTTCGTTTGACTTGCGCGCCGGCGAAATCCTCGGCATCGCCGGCCTGATCGGCTCTGGCCGCACGGAATTGCTGCGCCTGATCTTCGGCGCCGACCGTGCCGATGCCGGTGACGTGTTCCTTGGCGACAGCGAAACGCCGGCCGCTCTGACCTCGCCGCAGGCAGCGGTAAAGGCCGGCATCGCCATGATCACGGAAGACCGCAAGGGACAAGGCTTGTTGTTGCGCCAGTCCATCGCCGTCAACACGACCCTGGCTGCGCTCGACACGGTCAGTGGCGCGGGCTGGCTCAACGACGCGTCCGAAGCGTCGGTGGCCGACGATTATATTCAACGCCTGGGCATCCGTTCGCGCAACAGCGCGCAAACGGTGGCTGAATTGTCCGGCGGTAACCAGCAAAAAGTGGTGATCGCCCGCTGGCTGTACCGCGACTGCCCCGTGATGCTGTTTGACGAGCCTACGCGCGGCATCGATATCGGCGCCAAGTTTGATATTTATCAGGTGCTGGCCGAACAGGCGCGCCAGGGCAAGGGCCTCGTCATCGTATCGAGCGACTTGCGCGAACTGATGCTGATCTGCGACCGCATCGCCGTCATGAGCGCGGGCAGCATCGTCGACACCTTCGAGCGCGGCGCCTGGAGCCAGGACGCGCTGCTGTCGGCCGCCTTCTCCGGCTATTTGACCCCCACTTCCACTCCAGCTGCGGCCTGA
- a CDS encoding zinc ribbon domain-containing protein: protein MAHFCTKCGTAHAPGARFCDECGKAVNAAPAPASAPVPASAPAATPALSGVKRRHVVIAGSVLAVVVVAGGALAWLLKPEAASASSFSRAIDAHLAADEAVRDKLLCLTNLPYQKEEIRVASYDSSTRQWLDILVRSGLYNAPVEQGSGGWVAQSQFVYALAAPGKAALRGDKLCVAKGVKVAKVSGYDQVRDLGAQQVAMAKATLTLTDEAAWFAKSADRALILQRLPDGDLQVRLPMALVDKQWQVIDETQMSQAAMTGVIGKAPAAQGAGMLDKLKSVFSFGGHPAVGKWQAAMGNVLEFTSDSVINNGTSTKATFTTKGNTVTIAPEGAGEAAMDIIVSDDGSTAQISMGGVRVTTLRRVRD, encoded by the coding sequence ATGGCTCACTTCTGCACCAAATGCGGCACCGCCCATGCCCCCGGCGCGCGCTTCTGCGATGAATGCGGCAAGGCCGTCAACGCCGCACCGGCGCCCGCGTCCGCTCCTGTACCGGCATCCGCACCAGCCGCGACGCCGGCGCTGTCCGGCGTGAAGCGGCGCCACGTGGTGATCGCCGGCAGCGTGCTGGCGGTGGTCGTCGTGGCTGGCGGCGCCCTGGCGTGGCTGCTGAAGCCAGAGGCGGCCTCGGCCAGCAGTTTCAGCCGCGCCATCGATGCCCACCTGGCCGCTGACGAGGCGGTGCGCGACAAGCTGCTGTGCCTCACCAACTTGCCGTACCAGAAGGAAGAGATCCGCGTGGCGTCGTACGACAGTTCCACTCGGCAATGGCTGGATATCCTCGTGCGCAGCGGGTTGTACAACGCCCCCGTCGAACAAGGCAGCGGAGGCTGGGTTGCGCAATCGCAATTTGTCTACGCGCTGGCCGCGCCGGGCAAGGCGGCCTTGCGCGGCGACAAGCTGTGCGTGGCCAAGGGCGTGAAAGTGGCCAAGGTCAGCGGCTACGATCAGGTGCGCGACCTGGGCGCACAGCAAGTGGCGATGGCCAAGGCCACCCTGACGCTGACCGATGAGGCGGCGTGGTTCGCCAAGTCTGCGGATCGCGCACTGATCCTGCAGCGCTTGCCGGACGGTGACCTGCAAGTGCGACTGCCGATGGCGCTGGTCGACAAGCAATGGCAAGTCATCGACGAAACACAGATGAGCCAGGCGGCCATGACCGGTGTGATAGGCAAAGCGCCAGCCGCGCAGGGTGCGGGCATGCTGGACAAGCTGAAAAGCGTGTTCAGCTTTGGCGGCCACCCGGCGGTGGGGAAATGGCAGGCGGCGATGGGCAACGTCCTGGAATTTACCAGTGACAGCGTGATCAATAACGGCACCTCGACCAAGGCCACCTTCACCACCAAGGGCAATACCGTGACGATCGCGCCGGAAGGCGCGGGCGAAGCGGCCATGGATATTATCGTCAGCGACGATGGCAGCACGGCGCAGATCAGCATGGGCGGCGTGCGGGTAACGACCCTGCGGCGCGTGCGCGATTAA
- a CDS encoding YgiQ family radical SAM protein — protein sequence MSRAEMDALGWDQCDVILVTGDAYIDHPSFGMALVGRLLEAQGYRVGIISQPDWLSADAFRILGKPRLYYGITAGNMDSMVNQYTADRKIRSDDAYTANAEPNKRPDRAVTVYAQRAREAYPDVPIVIGSIEASLRRIAHYDYWSDKVRRSVLPDSKADLLIFGNAERALVDLTHRLAAGEHIKDIRDLRGTAFMVPSGWLPGDDWGVHNSTRVDVPGKVDPHYSPYEMVQEDKTACATENASKSAEVIKPIRIMSREERLAMAKEKHDKTVVRLPAYDVVKDDPVMYAHASRVFHLESNPGNARAMVQAHGERDVWLNPPPLPLAMDEMDGVYDMNYARAPHPSYGKAHIPAWEMIRFSVNIMRGCFGGCTFCSITEHEGRIIQSRSEPSILREIEHIRDKTKGFTGTISDMGGPTANMYRLACKEKEIEVSCRRLSCVYPSICVNLGTDHSKLISLYRKARAIPGIKKVLISSGLRYDLAVRSPEYVKELVTHHVGGLLKIAPEHTEEGTLSKMMKPGIGAYDEFKEMFDRFSLEAGKKQYLIPYFIAAHPGTTDVDMLNLALWLKKNNFKLDQVQTFMPTPMAMATTMYHTRKNPLRKVTADSEVVETARSGKIRRTHKAFLRYQDPANWPILREALVNMGRGDLIGNGDKHLIPAWTSSESGGLAAGERSRQTHGAGTPDKFKVTPGKNRIALGGTAAAPKATAVESKVRPSILSTIKTKAKPAAVPMGRGGKPPAKGAHAAPARGGRK from the coding sequence ATGTCGCGTGCCGAGATGGACGCGCTGGGCTGGGATCAGTGCGACGTCATCCTCGTCACGGGCGACGCCTACATCGACCATCCGAGTTTCGGCATGGCCCTCGTTGGTCGCCTGCTCGAAGCGCAAGGTTACCGCGTCGGCATCATCAGCCAGCCGGACTGGCTGTCGGCCGACGCGTTCCGCATCCTCGGCAAGCCGCGCCTGTACTACGGCATTACCGCCGGCAACATGGATTCCATGGTCAACCAGTACACGGCCGACCGCAAGATCCGCTCCGACGACGCTTACACGGCGAACGCGGAACCGAATAAACGCCCGGACCGCGCCGTCACCGTGTACGCCCAGCGCGCGCGCGAAGCATATCCCGACGTGCCCATCGTCATCGGCAGCATCGAAGCATCGTTGCGCCGCATCGCCCATTACGATTACTGGTCGGACAAGGTCCGCCGTTCCGTCTTGCCCGATTCCAAGGCCGATTTGCTGATCTTCGGCAATGCCGAGCGGGCGCTGGTCGACCTGACGCATCGCCTGGCCGCCGGCGAACACATCAAGGATATCCGCGACTTGCGCGGCACGGCCTTCATGGTGCCGTCCGGCTGGTTGCCTGGCGACGACTGGGGCGTGCACAATTCCACCCGCGTCGACGTGCCCGGCAAGGTCGATCCGCACTACAGCCCGTACGAGATGGTGCAGGAAGACAAGACCGCCTGCGCCACGGAAAATGCGTCGAAATCGGCCGAAGTCATCAAGCCGATCCGCATCATGAGCCGCGAAGAGCGTCTGGCCATGGCCAAGGAAAAGCACGACAAGACGGTCGTGCGCCTGCCCGCCTACGACGTCGTCAAGGATGACCCCGTCATGTATGCGCACGCCTCGCGCGTGTTCCACCTGGAATCGAATCCCGGCAATGCGCGCGCCATGGTGCAGGCGCACGGCGAACGCGACGTGTGGCTGAATCCGCCGCCGCTGCCGCTGGCCATGGACGAGATGGATGGCGTGTACGACATGAATTACGCGCGCGCGCCGCACCCGAGCTATGGCAAGGCGCATATTCCCGCCTGGGAAATGATCCGCTTTTCCGTCAACATCATGCGCGGCTGCTTCGGCGGCTGCACTTTCTGCTCGATCACGGAACACGAAGGCCGCATCATCCAGAGCCGCTCGGAACCGTCGATCTTGCGCGAGATCGAGCATATCCGCGATAAAACCAAAGGTTTTACGGGCACCATTTCCGATATGGGTGGCCCGACGGCGAATATGTACCGCCTCGCCTGCAAGGAAAAAGAGATCGAAGTGTCGTGCCGCCGCCTGTCCTGCGTGTACCCGTCCATCTGCGTGAACCTGGGCACGGACCACAGCAAGCTCATCTCGTTGTACCGCAAGGCGCGCGCCATTCCCGGCATCAAGAAAGTGCTGATCAGCTCAGGTCTGCGCTACGACCTGGCCGTACGTTCGCCCGAATACGTCAAGGAACTGGTGACGCACCACGTCGGCGGCCTCTTGAAAATTGCGCCCGAGCACACGGAAGAGGGGACTTTGTCGAAGATGATGAAGCCCGGCATCGGCGCGTATGACGAGTTCAAGGAAATGTTCGACCGTTTCTCGCTGGAAGCGGGCAAGAAGCAGTATCTGATCCCGTATTTCATCGCCGCCCATCCGGGCACGACGGATGTGGACATGCTGAACCTGGCCCTGTGGTTGAAGAAAAACAATTTCAAGCTGGACCAGGTGCAAACTTTCATGCCCACGCCGATGGCCATGGCGACGACCATGTATCACACGCGCAAGAATCCCTTGCGCAAGGTCACGGCGGATTCGGAAGTGGTGGAAACGGCGCGCAGCGGCAAGATCCGCCGCACGCATAAAGCCTTCCTGCGCTACCAAGATCCGGCCAACTGGCCGATCCTGCGCGAAGCGCTGGTCAACATGGGCCGTGGCGACTTGATCGGCAATGGCGACAAGCACTTGATACCCGCCTGGACCTCGTCCGAATCGGGCGGCCTGGCCGCAGGCGAACGCAGCCGCCAGACGCATGGCGCCGGCACGCCGGACAAGTTCAAGGTCACGCCGGGCAAGAACCGCATCGCCCTGGGCGGCACGGCCGCCGCGCCGAAGGCGACAGCCGTCGAATCGAAAGTGCGTCCATCGATCCTGTCGACCATCAAAACGAAGGCCAAGCCGGCCGCCGTGCCGATGGGCCGTGGCGGCAAGCCGCCAGCCAAGGGCGCGCATGCCGCACCGGCACGGGGCGGACGCAAGTAA
- a CDS encoding ABC transporter permease: MTTTSSPSYLQRSLADLKNYAGLIGALVAMCVLFSFASENFFTLATLSTLSNNIPTLVVMAVGMTFVLIIGGIDLSVGSVMALAASVLSLAVVHWGWPVWSAALLGMFVAALCGATTGLISVGWRIPSFIVSLGVLEMARGMAYQVTNSRTEYIGSAVDGISSPIAFGLSPAFIASIAIVVIGHLVLTRTVLGRHWIGIGTNEEAVRLSGINTKPSKVLVFALMGFLAGVGALFQVSRLEAADPNGGVGMELQVIAAVVIGGTSLMGGRGSVISTFIGVLIISVLEAGLAQVGVSEPVKRIVTGLVIVAAVVLDTYRRRGERS, from the coding sequence ATGACCACTACCTCTTCCCCATCGTATCTGCAGCGCAGCCTGGCCGACCTGAAAAACTATGCGGGCCTGATCGGCGCCCTGGTCGCCATGTGCGTGCTGTTCTCGTTTGCCAGCGAAAACTTTTTCACGCTCGCCACCCTCAGCACCCTGTCGAACAACATCCCGACCCTCGTCGTGATGGCCGTTGGCATGACCTTTGTCCTGATCATCGGCGGCATCGATTTATCGGTCGGTTCCGTGATGGCGCTGGCCGCGTCCGTGCTGTCGCTGGCCGTCGTGCACTGGGGCTGGCCCGTGTGGAGCGCGGCCCTGCTGGGCATGTTCGTTGCCGCCCTGTGCGGTGCCACGACGGGCCTCATTTCCGTCGGCTGGCGCATTCCCTCGTTCATCGTCTCCCTGGGCGTGCTGGAAATGGCGCGCGGCATGGCGTATCAGGTGACGAACTCGCGCACGGAATACATCGGCAGCGCCGTTGACGGCATCAGCTCGCCGATCGCCTTCGGCCTGTCGCCCGCCTTCATCGCCTCGATCGCCATCGTCGTCATCGGCCACCTGGTGCTCACGCGCACGGTGCTGGGACGCCACTGGATCGGCATCGGCACGAATGAAGAAGCCGTGCGTTTGTCCGGCATCAATACAAAACCATCGAAAGTGCTGGTGTTTGCCTTGATGGGTTTTCTCGCCGGCGTGGGCGCGCTGTTCCAGGTCTCGCGCTTGGAAGCGGCCGACCCGAACGGCGGCGTGGGCATGGAATTGCAAGTGATCGCCGCCGTCGTGATCGGCGGCACGAGCCTGATGGGCGGACGCGGTTCCGTCATCAGCACGTTTATTGGCGTATTGATCATTTCCGTGCTGGAAGCGGGCCTGGCGCAAGTGGGCGTGTCCGAACCCGTGAAACGCATCGTCACGGGCCTGGTGATCGTCGCGGCCGTGGTGCTCGATACCTACCGCCGCCGCGGTGAACGTTCATAA
- a CDS encoding zinc ribbon domain-containing protein, producing the protein MTISTQTHQPLPFSSAVGSLIEATDAIRNFRAIALLALTFISAVLVGGVLTMLAGGMSSPLLVFVGGLMAFLVMFYGSNAVGIMLMRDAQGQPGMSLVDAMLVSLYTSHRLIAVVFLEFLIVLAAMITIAIILFVCKIPVLGPVLYTVVFPLSAIVLGVLVFALFYVMLPLAGPAAWSGATIFQIIARLNLIVRTKLVSVILLEVLLFLITTFVALLIFGVVGTGVSLTSGMSAGILGLGGQMNMYTLASGLNGGSGYIIAAGLGGGLLLAAAAVVPGLIFTKGVCIIYLNATRNVDFSASEASLNDGLATVKKKAEEARDRARALAEQAAAPATPAAPAASAAAPADSLQCPSCKAPVASDDVFCGECAHKLK; encoded by the coding sequence ATGACCATTTCCACACAAACACATCAACCTCTTCCCTTTTCCTCCGCCGTGGGCTCGCTGATCGAAGCGACCGACGCCATCAGGAACTTTCGCGCGATTGCGCTGCTGGCCCTGACCTTCATCAGCGCCGTGCTCGTCGGTGGCGTGCTGACGATGCTTGCCGGCGGCATGAGCAGTCCGCTGCTGGTCTTTGTCGGTGGCCTGATGGCTTTCCTCGTGATGTTTTACGGCTCCAACGCCGTCGGCATCATGCTGATGCGCGATGCGCAAGGCCAGCCTGGCATGAGCCTGGTTGATGCCATGCTCGTTTCGCTGTACACGAGCCACCGCCTGATCGCGGTCGTCTTCCTTGAATTTTTAATCGTGCTGGCGGCCATGATCACCATCGCCATCATCTTGTTTGTCTGCAAGATTCCCGTGCTCGGCCCCGTGCTGTACACGGTCGTCTTCCCGCTGTCGGCCATCGTGCTGGGCGTGCTGGTGTTTGCGCTGTTCTACGTGATGCTGCCGCTGGCCGGCCCTGCCGCCTGGTCGGGCGCCACCATATTCCAGATCATTGCCCGCCTGAACCTGATCGTGCGCACCAAGCTGGTGTCCGTGATTCTGCTGGAAGTGCTGCTGTTCCTGATCACGACGTTTGTGGCGCTGCTGATCTTTGGCGTGGTCGGTACCGGCGTATCGCTGACCAGCGGCATGTCCGCAGGCATCCTGGGCCTGGGCGGCCAGATGAATATGTACACCCTGGCTTCGGGTTTGAATGGCGGTTCCGGCTACATCATCGCAGCGGGCCTGGGCGGCGGCTTGCTGCTGGCGGCCGCGGCCGTGGTACCTGGCCTGATCTTCACCAAGGGCGTGTGCATCATTTACCTGAACGCCACGCGCAATGTCGATTTCAGCGCCTCGGAAGCGAGCCTGAACGACGGCCTGGCCACGGTCAAGAAAAAAGCCGAGGAAGCGCGTGACCGTGCGCGCGCCCTGGCCGAGCAAGCTGCGGCACCGGCCACGCCAGCCGCTCCCGCTGCTTCGGCCGCTGCGCCGGCCGACAGCCTGCAATGCCCGAGCTGCAAGGCGCCGGTCGCGTCCGATGACGTGTTCTGCGGTGAATGCGCGCATAAACTCAAGTAA
- a CDS encoding EamA family transporter has protein sequence MASSSVRPAWGDILLTALAPLIWGSTYIVTSELLPPDRPFTAALIRVLPAGLLLLLVMRRLPARRDWMRVLILSALNIGVFQALLFVAAYRLPGGLAAVVGAIQPLLVMGLAWGVEGRRPARLALGASVLGVAGMGVLLLSPRTVWEPVGIAAALGGTACMAAGTYLTRRWKPDLPVLALTGWQLLLGGLMLAPVAWLADAPLPALSLQQVLAYAYLCLAGALLAYALWFRGIARLSPVAVSSLGLLSPLMAVVLGWALLGQAMTGWSMLGLLLVLASVLAVQWASARPATKS, from the coding sequence ATGGCTTCTTCTTCCGTCCGCCCCGCCTGGGGCGATATTCTGCTCACGGCGCTGGCGCCCCTGATCTGGGGTTCCACGTATATCGTCACGTCCGAACTGCTGCCGCCCGACCGGCCCTTCACGGCGGCCCTGATCCGCGTGCTGCCGGCCGGCTTGCTGTTGCTGCTGGTCATGCGGCGCCTGCCCGCGCGGCGTGACTGGATGCGCGTGCTGATCCTGTCCGCGTTGAATATCGGCGTATTCCAGGCGCTGCTGTTCGTCGCCGCCTACCGCTTGCCGGGCGGCCTGGCGGCCGTGGTGGGCGCCATCCAGCCGCTGCTGGTGATGGGCTTGGCCTGGGGCGTGGAAGGGCGCCGTCCGGCCCGCCTGGCCTTGGGGGCCAGCGTGCTGGGCGTGGCTGGCATGGGTGTTTTGTTGCTGTCGCCGCGCACCGTGTGGGAACCGGTCGGCATCGCCGCCGCGCTGGGTGGCACGGCCTGCATGGCGGCCGGCACCTATCTGACGCGGCGCTGGAAGCCGGACTTGCCCGTGCTGGCGCTGACGGGCTGGCAATTGCTGCTCGGCGGCCTGATGCTGGCGCCCGTCGCCTGGCTGGCTGACGCGCCCTTGCCTGCATTATCCCTGCAGCAAGTGCTGGCCTACGCCTACCTGTGCCTGGCCGGCGCCCTGCTGGCGTACGCCTTGTGGTTCCGCGGCATCGCCAGGCTGTCGCCCGTGGCCGTCTCTTCGTTGGGACTGCTCAGTCCCCTGATGGCCGTCGTGCTGGGCTGGGCCTTGCTGGGCCAGGCCATGACGGGCTGGTCGATGCTGGGCTTGCTGCTGGTGCTGGCCAGCGTGCTGGCCGTGCAATGGGCCAGCGCCCGTCCCGCAACAAAGTCCTGA
- a CDS encoding sugar ABC transporter substrate-binding protein, protein MTSRIRLKMIAAAVLVCALPAVPAMAQTPAKPKVALVMKSLANEFFLTMENGAKAHQKANAAKYDLLSNGIKDETDTSSQIKLVEQMIVSRVNALVIAPADSKALVPVLKKAIDAGIIVVNIDNKLDEGALKEKGISVPFVGPDNRKGAKVVGDFLAKQIKKGDPVGIIEGVSTTYNAQQRTLGFQDAMNAAGAKVVSVQSGQWEIAPANTVAAAMLNANPNIKALLCGNDNMAIGAISAIKAAGKTGKVLVVGYDNINAIKPMLADGRVLATADQFGSQQAVFGIETVLKALAQKKKQADLGGVIETKVELVAKGAKS, encoded by the coding sequence ATGACATCCCGTATTCGCCTGAAAATGATTGCCGCCGCTGTCCTCGTGTGTGCCTTGCCCGCCGTGCCGGCGATGGCGCAGACACCTGCCAAACCGAAGGTCGCATTGGTGATGAAGTCGCTCGCCAATGAATTTTTCCTGACCATGGAAAATGGCGCCAAGGCGCATCAGAAGGCCAATGCCGCCAAGTACGACTTGCTGTCGAACGGCATCAAGGATGAAACGGATACGTCGAGCCAGATCAAGCTGGTCGAGCAAATGATCGTCTCGCGCGTCAACGCGCTGGTGATCGCCCCGGCTGACTCGAAAGCGCTGGTGCCGGTACTGAAGAAAGCCATCGACGCGGGCATCATCGTCGTCAATATCGACAACAAGCTCGACGAAGGCGCCCTGAAAGAGAAGGGTATTTCCGTACCGTTCGTCGGCCCGGACAACCGCAAGGGCGCCAAGGTCGTCGGCGACTTCCTGGCCAAGCAGATCAAGAAGGGCGATCCTGTCGGCATCATCGAAGGCGTCTCGACCACCTACAACGCGCAGCAGCGCACCCTGGGCTTCCAGGACGCCATGAACGCGGCCGGCGCCAAGGTCGTCAGCGTGCAGTCGGGCCAGTGGGAAATCGCTCCTGCCAACACGGTCGCGGCCGCCATGCTGAACGCCAATCCGAACATCAAGGCTTTGCTGTGCGGTAACGACAACATGGCCATCGGCGCCATTTCCGCCATCAAGGCGGCCGGCAAGACGGGCAAAGTGCTCGTCGTCGGCTACGACAACATCAACGCCATCAAGCCGATGCTGGCCGATGGCCGCGTGCTGGCTACCGCCGACCAGTTCGGTTCGCAGCAAGCCGTGTTCGGCATCGAGACCGTGCTGAAAGCGCTGGCGCAGAAGAAGAAACAGGCCGATCTGGGTGGCGTCATCGAAACCAAGGTCGAACTGGTCGCCAAGGGCGCCAAGTCCTGA
- a CDS encoding DUF4404 family protein has protein sequence MDSKLKESLQQLQSTIASGDPVDEETHGLLQKLNGDIQQLLEKRAAQEQEEESITYGLAERSQELSAKFAVKHPKLEPALRELGEILANMGI, from the coding sequence ATGGATAGCAAACTCAAGGAATCGTTGCAACAGCTGCAATCGACCATCGCATCTGGCGATCCTGTGGATGAAGAAACGCATGGTTTGCTGCAAAAGCTCAATGGCGATATTCAGCAACTGCTGGAAAAGCGCGCCGCGCAGGAGCAGGAAGAAGAGTCGATCACCTATGGCCTGGCCGAGCGCAGCCAGGAATTGTCGGCCAAGTTTGCCGTCAAGCATCCGAAACTGGAGCCGGCGTTGCGGGAATTGGGTGAGATTTTAGCTAATATGGGGATCTGA
- a CDS encoding VF530 family DNA-binding protein, whose protein sequence is MSQQDLNGITLEGIVTRLQAHYGWDGLAKHIDINCFISDPSIKSSLKFLRKTPWARSKVEQLFLDTQFTD, encoded by the coding sequence ATGAGTCAGCAAGATTTGAATGGCATTACCCTGGAAGGTATCGTGACGCGCCTGCAAGCCCATTACGGCTGGGATGGCCTGGCCAAGCACATCGATATCAATTGCTTCATCAGCGATCCCAGCATCAAGTCGAGCCTGAAGTTTTTGCGCAAGACCCCGTGGGCCAGAAGCAAGGTGGAACAATTGTTCCTGGACACGCAATTTACCGACTGA